The genomic interval CCGCTGGAAGGACCGTAACAAGTGCGTGCAGATACCCTTGTTTCCCGGTTACCTGTTTGTCCGCATTGACCTGAAGAACCGGTTGCAAGTGCTCCGCATTCCGGGGGTCGCCGAGATTGTCCAGTTCATGGGTGTTCCCGCCCCTTTGCCGGAGCGAGAGATGCAAACGCTCCGAACCGGGCTGGCGGCGAACCTTCGCGCCGAGCCTTTCGCCTACTTGAAGGTTGGACGCCGCATTCGCATCCGCTCGGGCGTGCTCGAGGGCGCGGAAGGCATCCTGGTGCGCAAGAAAAGCTCGCTGCGCCTGGTTCTATCCATCGACTTGATCATGCGCTCGGTGGCGGTTGAGGTGGATGCCGCTGACATCGAGCCCATCCCCGACAACGCCGGCAGGTGGCGCGCCGGCCATAGTTCCGCGGACCATCATTTACCCGTTTCCAACTGATTCGCCATCCCCAGAGGACCCTTATGCATTTGTTCCGCTCACCTCGGCTGTTCCGGCGTGCGACTCGAACCTCGATTGCCGTGCTGGCGATCGCAATCGCGACAGCCGCGGCGCAAGCGCAGTCGGCTGAGCCATTGAAGAACGGACCTGACCTCACGGCAGGGCAGATGGAAGCGCGCGCCACGGTTTCCTACTCTCCTGACATCATCATCCAGGTTCTGCGGCAATACCCGGCCTTGGCACTCCAGGTAAAGAAGTTACTCGTAGAGAAAGCCTACGAACAGGGGCGCATGCTGGATCCCGAAGACCTGCGAGACGACGTTCTGTTCCGCCTGATTCGCGAAGACGAGAACATCCGCGTCATGGCCACACGTGAAATCGAGGATCGCGGTTACATCAAGCTGCAACCTACAGTCCAGGAACAGCAGGCGCAAGCCGCCCGCATGCAGTCCCGTCAACAGTTGGAAGCGGGCAGAATCCCTGGCAATGGTCGCGTTCCATCGACGTCGCCTCGTGGTAATGGCAGCGGGGACGATCAGTTCCCGGAATCGCCTTCCGGACAGCCTCAGCCTCGGCCGTCTGTCCCTTCTGACCAACAGCCGCAGCGCCGCGTAGATCGTGCCCTGGTGGAGAGCGATACGCCAAGCATGGCTCCCATCAGCCCCGATCAACTGCCGCAGCTGTTCAGCGGCGGGACGATTGGCGGTGTCACGCCGGCGTCCTCCATGGAGCGAGAGGGGTTAGCCGCACAAGCGAGCCGCAATCCCGCGTCGCTCGCCAACGTCGCCGGTATGCAGCAACAACTGGCAGCCGGTTCCGCGCCTTCGGTGGTCGATACCGAGCCCCCGCAACAGGCGGCGCTGGAGGTCCGTCCACGTCCCGCGACCGGGGCCTATGCTTCGCCATCCTATGAGCGTCCCAGCATCCGCAGGCAGCCGAATCCGTATGCTGACGTGCCGTCTCTGTACGACCTGTATTCGCAGGTGCAGCGCCACAACCCAGCGCTCGACCGTTTTGGAGCGGATATCTTTACCAACGGGACCGGCAATTTAGATGAACTGCCAATGGACCTGCCGGTCGGTCCCGAGTACGTTATTGGGCCCGGCGACGGCTTGAAAATTGAAATCTGGGGCAGCATCTCCCAGCGCCTGATTCGCAACGTCGATCGCGAGGGCCGCGTCGCGCTGCCGGAAGTCGGCACGGTGATGGTCGCGGGCAAGACCCTGGGAGACGTGCAGCGCCAAATCCAAGGCGTGCTGCGCAGCCAGTTCCGTGAAGTCCAGGCCGATGTTTCCCTGGCGCGCCTCCGCACGGTCCGCATTTACGTGGTCGGTGACGTTCGCCGGCCCGGGGCTTACGACATCAGTTCTCTGTCCACGCCGCTGAACGCACTCTACGCGGCCGGCGGGCCGACCGCCCGCGGCTCCTTGCGCGTTCTGAAACACTATCGTGGCAAACAACTGGTGCAGGAGATCGATCTTTACGACCTCCTTCTTCACGGCGTGCGTGCCGACATCATTGCCTTCCAACCGGGAGACACGATCCTGGTTCCTCCTATTGGGCCCCAGGTCACGGTGGAGGGCATGGTGCGGCGCCCCGCCATCTACGAGCTGAACAAGGACAACAATCTGGCGCAGGTGCTGGAACTGGCGGGCGGCGTTCTTCCTTCGGGCACGCTGCGTCATATCGAGGTGCAGCGCGTTCAGGCCCATGACAAGCGGGGAATGCTGAGCCTCGACATTCCGGAAACCAATGACCAGACAACGACGCTGCGCGCGATGGAGCAGTTCGTCGTTCAGGACGGCGATCACATTCGCATCTCGCCCATCCTGCCGTACTCTGAAAAAACTGTTTACCTCGATGGTCATGTTTTCCATCCAGGTAAATACGCCTATCGGCAAGGCATGACGGTGGCGGAGCTGATTGGCGATTACCACGCGCTTCTTCCCGAACCTTCCCGCCGCCATGCCGAGATCATTCGCCTGCACTCGCCCGATTTCACACCCGAAGTGCTGACATTCAACTTGGGCGATGCCATGGCCGGCAAAGGCGAAGTCCCCGTTCTGCAGCCGTTCGACACGGTCCGCATCTTCGGCCGGTTTGATTTTGAGGATGCTCCCCGCATCACGATTGCCGGTGAGGTGCGCGATCCCGGCGATCATCTCACCAACGGTGAGACCCATGTCAGCGACGCCGTTTATCTGGCCGGGGGAGCAACCGTCGACGCTTCGCTGGCGGATGCGCAGATTTTCCGTCGTGACGGCGCCACCAGCCGCGTCATCAGCATCAATCTCGCCAAAGCTCTGTCGGGCGATCAGGTGCAGAACGTTCTGCTGCAGCCGAAGGATCGTCTCATCATCCATGCCAACCTGGCGA from Terriglobales bacterium carries:
- a CDS encoding transcription termination/antitermination NusG family protein, whose translation is RWKDRNKCVQIPLFPGYLFVRIDLKNRLQVLRIPGVAEIVQFMGVPAPLPEREMQTLRTGLAANLRAEPFAYLKVGRRIRIRSGVLEGAEGILVRKKSSLRLVLSIDLIMRSVAVEVDAADIEPIPDNAGRWRAGHSSADHHLPVSN
- a CDS encoding SLBB domain-containing protein, yielding MHLFRSPRLFRRATRTSIAVLAIAIATAAAQAQSAEPLKNGPDLTAGQMEARATVSYSPDIIIQVLRQYPALALQVKKLLVEKAYEQGRMLDPEDLRDDVLFRLIREDENIRVMATREIEDRGYIKLQPTVQEQQAQAARMQSRQQLEAGRIPGNGRVPSTSPRGNGSGDDQFPESPSGQPQPRPSVPSDQQPQRRVDRALVESDTPSMAPISPDQLPQLFSGGTIGGVTPASSMEREGLAAQASRNPASLANVAGMQQQLAAGSAPSVVDTEPPQQAALEVRPRPATGAYASPSYERPSIRRQPNPYADVPSLYDLYSQVQRHNPALDRFGADIFTNGTGNLDELPMDLPVGPEYVIGPGDGLKIEIWGSISQRLIRNVDREGRVALPEVGTVMVAGKTLGDVQRQIQGVLRSQFREVQADVSLARLRTVRIYVVGDVRRPGAYDISSLSTPLNALYAAGGPTARGSLRVLKHYRGKQLVQEIDLYDLLLHGVRADIIAFQPGDTILVPPIGPQVTVEGMVRRPAIYELNKDNNLAQVLELAGGVLPSGTLRHIEVQRVQAHDKRGMLSLDIPETNDQTTTLRAMEQFVVQDGDHIRISPILPYSEKTVYLDGHVFHPGKYAYRQGMTVAELIGDYHALLPEPSRRHAEIIRLHSPDFTPEVLTFNLGDAMAGKGEVPVLQPFDTVRIFGRFDFEDAPRITIAGEVRDPGDHLTNGETHVSDAVYLAGGATVDASLADAQIFRRDGATSRVISINLAKALSGDQVQNVLLQPKDRLIIHANLAKLDPSRVTIEGEVANPGKYVLGKDLTAAQLVRLAGGLKRGAYTQSADLTRYVIQNGTRVLGDHEEVPIGRALSGEADTDVRLRDGDVLTIRQLTGWKDVGASVTLRGEVGHPGTYGIRDGERLSSVLERAGGITLGGYARGAMLMRESVRIIQERGRQDLIHRMELEQGNLKDVALQQYQLTVDTLKNTPVAGRVVIHISRDISAWKDTPNDLELRAGDVLVVPKEGPTIIVSGEVNNPTSISYRPGRSAEWYLSQAGGPTPLANKKGTFVILADGSVLGGSSGAWWKGNALSTALHPGDTVVVPQRGIGGVNWKNIFQVAQIASSLAVTFRVLANY